A single genomic interval of Puntigrus tetrazona isolate hp1 chromosome 1, ASM1883169v1, whole genome shotgun sequence harbors:
- the itln1 gene encoding intelectin-1 — MMQSTGFLSLCISFSALLHESSNAPTEKTDYSDTASSCKELLREQGIKKDGLYHLVSKKGEIYQTYCDMTTDGGGWTLVASVHENNINGRCTVGDRWTSQQGNSANTPEGDESWSNKVIFGTTEAATNDDYKNPGYFDINAEDIAVWHVTNNHDLKFWKIASVLRYHTNTHFLTLFEGNLYNFFKKHVLKYGAGECKTDRGISVPIIYDTGNEHRTNELYGQSVRGDFDPGYVTFRAFNSYRESFAMCSGVRPKGCYAHYYCIGGGGYFPSTYCSDFSYLGVNAGATNGYGASKELLHAAVLIFYR, encoded by the exons ATGATGCAGTCAACTGGTTTCCTCTCGTTGTGCATTTCATTCAGCGCTCTACTCCACGAGTCAA GTAATGCACCTACTGAGAAAACAGACTATTCAGACACTGCAAGCAGTTGCAAGGAGCTTCTGAGGGAACAGGGAATAAAAAAAG aCGGCTTGTACCATTTGGTGTCGAAAAAGGGTGAGATTTACCAAACCTACTGTGACATGACCACCGACGGAGGAGGCTGGACACTGGTGGCCAGTGTGCATGAGAACAACATAAATGGGAGATGCACTGTAGGTGATCGCTGGACAAGTCAACAAGGCAATAGTGCAAATACTCCTGAAGGAGATGAGTCATGGTCTAATAAAGTCATATTTGGAACAACAGAAGCTGCAACAAATGATGACTACAAG AACCCTGGATATTTTGACATCAATGCAGAAGATATTGCTGTGTGGCATGTTACCAATAACCACGATCTTAAGTTCTGGAAAATTGCTTCTGTTTTACGCTACCATACTAACACCCACTTTCTGACACTGTTTGAAGGAAACCTTTACAACTTCTTTAAG aaacatgttttaaagtatGGCGCAGGTGAATGCAAAACTGATCGAGGAATTTCTGTTCCTATTATTTATGACACTGGCAATGAGCACAGGACTAATGAATTATATGGACAAAGTGTTAGAG GGGATTTTGACCCTGGATATGTAACATTCAGAGCTTTTAACAGTTACAGAGAATCCTTTGCAATGTGTTCTGGGGTCAGGCCTAAAGGATGTTATGCACACTAT TATTGTATTGGTGGTGGTGGCTACTTTCCAAGCACTTATTGTAGCGATTTCTCCTATCTTGGTGTAAACGCCGGTGCAACAAATGGATACGGTGCCTCTAAAGAGCTCCTACATGCCGCTGTGCTTATTTTCTACCGTTAG